One region of Aminobacterium colombiense DSM 12261 genomic DNA includes:
- a CDS encoding MFS transporter, whose translation MGKDEEMERGLRYRWIVWGVMVLSYVVVFFHRLAAGVVRNDLVEAFGLSGAAFGTLASLYFYAYMMMQIPVGLLVDSLGARITISVGTLIAGVGALFFGYAPTASVLFLGRFLVGIGVATVFVSILKVQSQWFREREFATLSGMTSLIGNGGGLLAQTPLALAVAFLTWRTTFAAIGVFSVFLAGVCYLFVRNSPQDMGFPSINESERKRNESSDKSIGGKISLKEGFKQVVRVRHLWPVIFFFSFNQGASLSFTSAWGVAYMESVYGLPTTSASSYIAVILIGLMVGSLFSGWFSDRMGRRKWPMLFLASLNVATWAILVFYNGGQPPLAILKPLFFIMGFTATGYVVSWALAREVTPSNFTGIAISLMNTACFLSIGLFTTLLGKILDRYGNLLQGPLLFQRVLFPCFAAVLLSFVCALFVPETKGENIYR comes from the coding sequence GTGGGAAAAGATGAGGAGATGGAAAGAGGCTTACGCTACAGATGGATTGTATGGGGAGTAATGGTCTTATCCTATGTGGTTGTATTCTTTCATCGGCTTGCCGCTGGGGTAGTGCGTAACGATTTAGTCGAAGCTTTCGGTTTAAGCGGAGCGGCTTTTGGAACCCTGGCATCCCTTTACTTTTATGCCTACATGATGATGCAAATCCCCGTTGGCCTCCTGGTAGACTCTCTTGGTGCAAGAATAACTATTTCCGTCGGTACCCTCATCGCTGGAGTAGGAGCGCTATTTTTTGGGTATGCCCCTACTGCGTCCGTGCTTTTCTTGGGGCGTTTCCTAGTGGGTATTGGTGTTGCCACAGTATTTGTTTCTATTTTGAAAGTTCAATCACAATGGTTTCGTGAGCGAGAATTTGCAACGCTCTCTGGAATGACATCCCTTATTGGTAATGGAGGGGGGCTTTTGGCCCAGACACCTCTTGCTTTAGCTGTAGCTTTTCTTACGTGGCGGACGACGTTTGCTGCCATAGGAGTTTTTTCAGTTTTCCTTGCTGGTGTTTGCTATCTTTTTGTTCGCAATAGCCCTCAGGATATGGGGTTCCCCTCTATTAACGAATCAGAGAGGAAGCGCAACGAATCTTCAGACAAGAGCATTGGGGGGAAAATTAGCCTAAAAGAAGGATTTAAACAAGTGGTGCGTGTGCGCCATCTGTGGCCAGTGATTTTTTTCTTTTCCTTCAATCAAGGAGCCAGTCTGTCTTTTACAAGTGCCTGGGGAGTTGCTTATATGGAATCGGTATATGGTCTTCCTACTACTAGCGCTTCTTCTTATATTGCAGTCATATTAATAGGGCTGATGGTAGGCAGCCTTTTTTCAGGATGGTTTTCAGATAGGATGGGGAGGCGTAAATGGCCCATGCTTTTTCTTGCCTCCCTGAATGTCGCAACATGGGCAATCCTTGTCTTTTACAATGGAGGTCAACCGCCACTTGCAATACTCAAACCTCTTTTTTTTATAATGGGCTTTACTGCGACAGGTTACGTTGTATCATGGGCTCTTGCTAGAGAAGTAACTCCTTCTAACTTCACAGGTATTGCTATTTCCCTTATGAATACGGCGTGTTTTCTTTCCATCGGTCTTTTTACAACATTGTTAGGAAAAATCCTTGATCGTTATGGAAACCTTCTTCAGGGTCCTCTCTTATTTCAGCGGGTGTTATTCCCATGTTTTGCGGCAGTCCTTCTGAGTTTTGTATGTGCGTTATTTGTTCCTGAAACAAAAGGGGAAAATATCTATAGATGA
- a CDS encoding cold-shock protein: MAQGTVKWFNDSKGYGFITTDEGKDVFVHYSAIMGDGFKTLAENQRVSFDVTQGEKGPQAANVQKL, translated from the coding sequence ATGGCTCAGGGCACAGTGAAATGGTTCAACGATAGCAAGGGGTATGGTTTTATTACGACAGATGAGGGAAAAGACGTCTTTGTCCATTATAGTGCAATCATGGGTGACGGCTTTAAAACATTGGCTGAGAATCAGAGAGTTTCCTTCGATGTTACTCAAGGAGAAAAGGGGCCACAGGCTGCCAACGTTCAGAAGCTGTAG
- a CDS encoding DEAD/DEAH box helicase, which produces MEQNNFEQYELRAELLKALAEKGFSTPTPVQDRVLSEKIFEKDIIVRAKTGSGKTLAFLLPLLQKITAGERESKVLILSPTRELSQQIWKEAKWFGNYINVSAASLVGGMDMSQQIRSLRDGSAVVTGTPGRVLDHIRRGTLDTSGIKIVVLDEGDHMLDLGFKEELEAILDSLPNCQRVWLFSATMPAEIKNLAKRYLKTPVFISLTEEGEAHEDITHEVYLVPTRHKEEGLINVLLWEKPSRAIVFCHTRAETVELTRRLHDENFQAMCLHGEMSQRERNMALSQFRSGRTPLLVATNVAARGLDVEGVSHVIQMGLPDNRETFVHRSGRTGRAGHEGRNLLVLSPKEATGFKSMVKTSTIPITWKNVPDPKDIRKKQRISYEERVFAAEHYETPENLEWADSLLECNESRAMIARLLGLLFSRKNAGYELTADLEQDLKRGRTPRRSRSKESGSAGSSLQTTIRIERGRDQGWDVGKILRVICSTLNIDKSGVGAIRLQNDHAQVELLPSIEKDFERFGHRLIERGLITEGRKSYKAVEKRGKKPFRQRKKR; this is translated from the coding sequence ATGGAACAAAACAATTTTGAGCAATACGAGTTACGGGCAGAACTCCTAAAAGCCCTCGCGGAAAAGGGATTTTCAACACCAACCCCTGTGCAAGATCGGGTTCTGTCTGAAAAGATTTTTGAAAAGGATATTATTGTCAGAGCTAAGACGGGATCTGGGAAAACTCTCGCATTTCTTCTCCCTCTACTGCAAAAAATCACGGCGGGAGAAAGGGAATCTAAGGTTCTCATTCTTTCTCCTACAAGAGAACTCTCCCAGCAAATATGGAAAGAAGCCAAATGGTTTGGAAACTATATTAATGTATCTGCCGCCTCCCTCGTTGGTGGAATGGATATGTCTCAGCAGATACGCTCTCTTCGAGATGGTTCCGCCGTTGTAACGGGAACGCCTGGTCGTGTCCTTGACCATATCAGAAGGGGTACTCTTGATACGTCTGGCATAAAAATAGTCGTTCTCGACGAAGGGGATCATATGCTTGATCTGGGATTCAAGGAGGAGCTGGAAGCAATTCTAGATAGCCTTCCAAACTGTCAGAGAGTATGGCTTTTTTCAGCAACTATGCCGGCGGAAATTAAGAATCTGGCAAAACGATATCTTAAAACCCCTGTCTTTATTTCTCTTACAGAAGAAGGGGAGGCTCATGAGGATATTACTCATGAAGTATATTTGGTACCCACACGGCACAAGGAAGAAGGCCTTATTAATGTACTCTTGTGGGAAAAGCCCTCACGAGCTATTGTTTTTTGTCACACCAGGGCTGAAACGGTAGAGCTGACTCGACGGCTTCATGATGAGAACTTCCAGGCCATGTGCCTTCATGGAGAGATGAGCCAAAGGGAGAGGAATATGGCCCTCTCACAATTTAGAAGTGGACGGACTCCCCTCCTTGTAGCAACGAATGTTGCAGCCAGAGGTCTTGATGTGGAAGGGGTTTCTCATGTTATACAAATGGGATTGCCTGATAATCGTGAAACGTTTGTCCATAGGAGCGGCAGAACTGGACGAGCCGGGCATGAAGGGCGCAACCTGCTTGTCCTTTCTCCAAAAGAAGCAACGGGCTTCAAGAGCATGGTGAAAACATCCACCATTCCAATTACATGGAAGAATGTTCCTGATCCTAAAGATATCCGCAAGAAACAGCGCATTAGCTATGAAGAAAGAGTCTTTGCCGCTGAGCATTATGAAACCCCAGAGAATCTAGAGTGGGCAGATTCTCTGCTGGAGTGCAACGAGAGCAGAGCTATGATCGCTCGGCTTCTGGGATTGCTTTTCTCCAGAAAGAATGCCGGATACGAATTAACTGCCGATCTCGAACAAGATTTGAAACGGGGACGCACACCCCGAAGAAGCAGAAGCAAAGAAAGCGGAAGCGCGGGATCATCTCTTCAGACCACCATTAGGATCGAACGTGGCAGAGACCAGGGTTGGGATGTTGGCAAAATCTTGAGGGTCATTTGCTCCACGTTGAACATTGACAAGTCGGGAGTGGGTGCTATTCGTTTACAAAATGACCATGCCCAGGTGGAATTGCTCCCGTCTATAGAAAAAGATTTTGAGCGTTTTGGCCATCGTCTTATTGAACGAGGACTAATAACCGAAGGAAGAAAATCATATAAAGCGGTAGAAAAACGTGGGAAAAAGCCTTTCCGTCAGCGGAAGAAAAGATAA
- a CDS encoding efflux RND transporter periplasmic adaptor subunit has protein sequence MKTRKEVMFLLLVIILLGIGCIFFFSQKREEQKSQTSMKEEIAAAGIPVTSYVVERAYWDYWKTYYGKIKAASEQSITAYVREFVSSVHVDVGDMVIPGDILCELEKVTQTSVLTSQQTEFENARRDLERKKHLYQAGGISKQEVEQAVALLNERKARLQEARTVFQRTAIRSSTKGVVLSKNIHVGEIAEPGMELFRLASLEDLELEVMIASSDALHIDVGVPCRVLYSETVTRGVIKRIDPEAQAETGMYKGVISLERTLNLYPGTFVEVQIRMDSRRNAIVIPDDLLRRERNEAYVFVIIEDKAFRRKINPGKSQDGLLEVRGELDEGEVLVREGVDRVYDGATVVVIQKGQKP, from the coding sequence ATGAAAACACGCAAAGAAGTGATGTTTCTTCTGCTTGTTATCATTTTATTAGGAATAGGGTGTATTTTTTTCTTCAGTCAGAAGAGAGAAGAGCAAAAAAGCCAGACCTCTATGAAAGAAGAGATAGCGGCAGCTGGAATTCCTGTTACTTCCTATGTAGTGGAACGAGCCTACTGGGATTATTGGAAAACCTATTATGGCAAGATCAAGGCTGCTTCGGAGCAGTCTATAACAGCCTATGTTCGGGAGTTTGTGTCATCTGTCCATGTAGATGTGGGAGATATGGTCATTCCAGGGGATATTCTCTGCGAGCTTGAGAAGGTCACTCAGACATCGGTATTGACCTCTCAACAGACTGAGTTCGAGAATGCCCGGCGAGATCTCGAAAGGAAGAAGCATCTTTACCAGGCTGGCGGCATATCAAAACAAGAAGTAGAGCAGGCTGTTGCCCTTCTTAATGAGAGAAAAGCCCGTCTGCAAGAGGCGAGAACAGTATTCCAGCGAACAGCGATCCGCTCGTCGACAAAGGGAGTGGTTCTCTCAAAGAACATTCATGTAGGGGAAATTGCGGAGCCTGGAATGGAACTTTTCCGTCTAGCCAGTCTGGAGGACCTGGAACTGGAAGTCATGATCGCTTCTTCCGATGCCCTCCACATTGATGTTGGCGTTCCTTGCAGAGTTCTTTATAGTGAAACAGTAACCCGAGGAGTAATAAAGCGCATTGACCCAGAGGCCCAGGCTGAAACAGGAATGTATAAAGGAGTGATATCTCTCGAACGCACGCTGAATCTTTATCCCGGTACCTTTGTAGAGGTTCAGATTCGTATGGATTCGAGAAGAAATGCTATTGTAATTCCCGATGATTTGTTACGGAGGGAAAGAAACGAAGCGTACGTTTTTGTCATTATCGAAGATAAGGCTTTTCGAAGAAAAATTAATCCAGGGAAGAGTCAGGATGGCCTATTGGAGGTTCGTGGAGAGCTTGATGAAGGAGAAGTGTTAGTTAGAGAGGGAGTAGACCGAGTATATGACGGAGCGACGGTAGTGGTCATTCAGAAAGGGCAAAAGCCCTAG
- a CDS encoding efflux RND transporter permease subunit, giving the protein MKFLRVFICRPVFTSVTVLMAIVLGVYSYLNLGIALVPDVDIPVISVTTTYLGAGPSEIELLVSKPIEDAVSQVEGVKRIRSYSLEGISFVVVEFEYDINISEATMDVSNRVKAISGTLPEDSKDPITEKFDINAFPFMTIAISSNLPPEYAFDIVEDRIQRRLTQLQGLARAEIIGGLKREIHVYLDPVELHQYQISPDKIIQVLQRNNFNDPSGHIVQGRKELSVRVLGEVEDPLELENIRIPLHGSTSIRLGDIGKVADTTEERRGYARYEGKEAILLDCIATPGSNIVEVSDRIKEELEDIKLLLPEGFEVTITDDISTFVRESIRNVFRDMVVGILLTGLVLFLFLQRISLTFVVAVAMPTAIISTFIPMFVSGITMNMMSTLGIAISVGILVNNSILVLENIYRYREMGEGPFEASEKGTADIALSVFSTTATNLGVFIPVVFMKGIAGQFLRDFALTIVFATIFSLWVAMTLTPMVAARIRYGSKPSVFSQKATAWWSWMYDKFDKAHDILVRKAIDSRYLTLALFLFAFIASLFLLPMLGTEFIPRVDRGLMEISMELSSASSLSYTEEVTEAVEKHVRSLPGVAAIEVAVGGSRADVGVNQSRLRIILSDDPRRPTSFALAEQLREYFKMIPDVNASITASVSGGGSPGKPIQILVSGENIEELNKIASQVVATMRSVRGVVDVDTNWRLGRPEFQVIPEPWRLGILGVSVKDVADTVRNYITGKKAGVFRLEGREYDILTLLDPGHISQMSDVEEFPVATSAGFVPLSSMSEFTHGVGPTSILRSDRTRAITIEGDVNGRSVGSAFEEIQVKLKEVTLPRGYRFSYAGEVEDIKENFYYLFVAFAMAIVLTFLMIAAILESYIYAFIIMVTLPLSAIGVLPFLYITNTAISLYGLLGVVMLVGLVVNNAIVIIDYAEKKRKEGVSPREAIREACSVRLRPIVMADLTSIIAMIPLALGEGAGGPYRAPMAIVVIGGLLAGGTLALFVVPPVYGILHRRTWHDDG; this is encoded by the coding sequence ATGAAATTTTTGCGAGTATTTATTTGTCGGCCAGTATTTACAAGTGTTACCGTCCTTATGGCTATTGTCTTGGGAGTGTATAGTTATTTAAATCTCGGGATAGCCCTTGTTCCCGACGTAGACATACCGGTCATCTCTGTTACGACAACCTACTTAGGGGCAGGGCCCTCTGAAATTGAACTTTTAGTGAGCAAGCCAATAGAGGATGCTGTTTCTCAGGTTGAAGGAGTCAAACGTATCCGCAGCTATTCTTTAGAAGGGATTTCCTTTGTCGTAGTGGAATTTGAGTATGATATCAATATTTCAGAAGCCACTATGGATGTTTCCAATCGCGTAAAAGCAATAAGCGGAACTTTGCCAGAAGATTCTAAGGATCCCATTACGGAAAAATTTGATATTAACGCCTTCCCCTTCATGACTATCGCTATTTCATCAAATCTCCCCCCGGAATATGCTTTTGATATTGTGGAAGACAGAATTCAGCGTAGACTGACCCAATTACAAGGGTTGGCAAGGGCTGAGATTATTGGCGGGTTAAAAAGGGAGATCCATGTTTATCTTGATCCGGTGGAATTACATCAATATCAGATCTCTCCAGACAAGATTATTCAGGTTTTGCAAAGAAATAATTTCAATGATCCTTCGGGCCACATAGTTCAGGGACGTAAAGAGCTCTCCGTCCGCGTTCTAGGAGAAGTGGAAGACCCCTTAGAGCTGGAGAATATACGAATTCCGCTGCATGGATCCACTTCCATACGTCTTGGTGACATCGGCAAAGTGGCAGATACCACGGAAGAGAGAAGAGGGTACGCTAGATATGAGGGAAAAGAGGCTATCCTTCTCGATTGCATTGCCACTCCAGGAAGCAATATTGTTGAAGTGAGCGATAGAATCAAAGAAGAACTGGAAGATATTAAACTTCTTTTGCCAGAGGGGTTTGAAGTTACAATTACAGATGACATCTCAACTTTTGTCAGAGAATCAATACGAAATGTTTTTCGCGACATGGTCGTGGGTATTCTTCTTACGGGCCTCGTTCTTTTCCTGTTTTTGCAACGCATTTCTCTCACCTTTGTTGTTGCTGTGGCAATGCCCACTGCGATTATCTCAACATTTATTCCCATGTTTGTCTCAGGCATAACGATGAATATGATGAGCACTCTCGGCATTGCCATTTCTGTCGGAATTCTCGTTAACAACTCTATTCTAGTTCTTGAGAATATCTATCGGTACAGGGAAATGGGAGAAGGACCTTTTGAAGCATCTGAAAAGGGGACGGCAGATATTGCCCTTTCTGTTTTTTCTACCACGGCTACAAATTTAGGAGTGTTTATCCCTGTAGTTTTCATGAAAGGCATAGCGGGACAGTTTTTGCGTGATTTCGCTTTGACTATTGTCTTTGCTACAATTTTTTCACTTTGGGTGGCCATGACGTTAACTCCTATGGTTGCGGCGCGAATCAGATATGGTTCAAAACCTTCAGTTTTCAGTCAGAAAGCAACAGCCTGGTGGTCGTGGATGTACGATAAGTTTGATAAAGCCCATGATATTCTTGTAAGGAAAGCTATTGATAGCCGTTATCTGACCCTTGCTCTCTTCCTTTTTGCTTTTATAGCATCTCTCTTTCTTCTTCCTATGTTGGGAACAGAATTTATTCCTCGGGTTGATCGCGGACTCATGGAAATATCCATGGAACTATCTTCTGCTTCGTCTCTCTCTTACACAGAAGAAGTGACGGAAGCTGTGGAGAAACATGTTCGCTCTTTACCTGGAGTGGCGGCAATAGAAGTAGCGGTGGGAGGCAGTCGAGCAGATGTAGGAGTGAATCAAAGCCGCCTCAGAATCATCCTTTCTGACGATCCAAGGCGCCCCACTTCCTTTGCTTTAGCTGAGCAGCTGCGGGAATATTTCAAAATGATTCCAGATGTAAACGCGAGTATCACAGCCTCTGTAAGTGGCGGAGGGTCTCCTGGCAAACCGATCCAGATTCTTGTTTCAGGGGAAAACATCGAAGAACTCAATAAAATTGCCAGTCAAGTTGTTGCTACAATGCGAAGTGTCCGGGGAGTAGTTGATGTAGATACAAACTGGCGGTTGGGACGTCCTGAATTTCAAGTTATCCCGGAACCTTGGCGCCTGGGGATTTTAGGGGTTTCAGTAAAAGATGTTGCCGATACGGTGCGCAACTATATTACAGGGAAAAAAGCAGGTGTTTTTAGATTAGAAGGAAGGGAATATGATATTTTGACCCTCCTTGATCCCGGCCACATATCCCAAATGAGCGATGTGGAGGAATTTCCTGTTGCTACGTCCGCAGGTTTCGTTCCTCTTTCATCAATGTCAGAGTTTACTCACGGAGTGGGCCCAACAAGTATTCTCCGTTCTGATCGGACACGTGCTATTACCATAGAAGGGGATGTGAACGGTCGAAGTGTAGGTTCCGCTTTTGAAGAAATACAGGTAAAACTCAAAGAAGTAACCTTACCCAGAGGCTATCGTTTTTCCTATGCAGGCGAGGTAGAAGATATTAAAGAAAATTTTTATTACCTTTTTGTGGCTTTTGCCATGGCTATTGTACTCACTTTCCTGATGATTGCCGCTATCCTTGAATCCTACATCTATGCCTTTATTATTATGGTCACCTTGCCTCTTTCCGCAATTGGTGTTCTCCCGTTTCTGTACATCACAAACACTGCTATTTCTCTCTATGGTTTGCTTGGTGTAGTTATGCTTGTAGGCCTTGTGGTGAACAATGCCATTGTAATCATAGATTACGCTGAAAAAAAGAGAAAAGAAGGGGTTTCTCCCAGAGAAGCAATTCGTGAAGCCTGCTCTGTGCGATTGCGCCCTATCGTTATGGCTGATTTGACATCTATTATTGCCATGATTCCGTTGGCTTTAGGAGAGGGGGCAGGAGGCCCTTACCGCGCCCCTATGGCCATTGTAGTAATAGGGGGTCTACTCGCTGGAGGAACCCTCGCGCTCTTTGTGGTACCGCCCGTGTACGGGATCCTTCACAGAAGGACTTGGCATGATGACGGTTGA
- a CDS encoding transglycosylase SLT domain-containing protein produces the protein MAWRFLRVTFFLALTLFCMEVRGASPSWAEGQYLTLPSEIHAHHENFQREKERTVVVQKRRQKEAEHQVRKEAIAEFFQEKNKHLESERAESYAHYVLEAAHTFGVDPFLIAAIIIKESRVRDSAKSRVAYGLMQINWKVHRHNIGKAFSHIRTLTEMMKPKNNILVGTYIFSCYLSSSNGDLGRALLKYYGGKNVKYVNKIYSYRHELDKRFAKKLNSFY, from the coding sequence ATGGCTTGGCGTTTCCTGAGGGTAACTTTCTTTCTCGCTCTTACACTTTTCTGTATGGAAGTAAGAGGGGCATCTCCTTCCTGGGCTGAGGGGCAATATCTGACCCTTCCTTCTGAAATACACGCCCACCATGAAAATTTCCAAAGAGAAAAGGAGAGAACCGTTGTCGTTCAGAAAAGACGGCAGAAAGAGGCGGAACATCAAGTTCGCAAAGAAGCCATTGCTGAGTTTTTTCAGGAAAAGAACAAACATCTTGAGTCAGAACGGGCTGAAAGCTACGCGCACTATGTTTTAGAAGCAGCCCATACTTTCGGTGTTGACCCATTTCTCATAGCGGCAATAATTATCAAAGAATCAAGAGTGCGAGACAGCGCAAAATCCCGGGTAGCCTATGGCCTCATGCAGATCAATTGGAAAGTGCACAGGCATAACATCGGAAAGGCATTCTCCCATATTAGGACCCTCACAGAAATGATGAAACCTAAAAATAACATTTTAGTGGGAACATATATATTTTCATGTTATCTCAGTTCTTCCAATGGAGATTTGGGACGGGCGCTGCTGAAATACTATGGGGGGAAAAATGTGAAATATGTGAATAAAATATACTCCTATCGCCATGAGCTGGATAAGCGCTTTGCAAAAAAACTAAACTCCTTCTATTAG
- a CDS encoding DMT family transporter, whose product MTSSTHPRLKVLLAVLFWGGSYTATKIAVSRVSPVAVLWLRFGIGAAVLGLVLFLKKRLQLLPLHQMTELCFLGFFGVFLHNYIQAWGLRTAAAGISALIIACTPVIIALLSAFLLKEKLVQRQSLGIIMAAFGVLFILSKGNLAFLKEGNYSFGELLVVCSAFTWALFSVFSRKALKTIPPALAMFYVILSGWFFSSIPFLFQGVREISKLDMAGWGSTLFLGVFCSALAYVFWYDALKLLPASEVGVFLYISPIVAVAVAWIFLGEPLLLSSIIGGGLVLTGVSIVNYRKKS is encoded by the coding sequence GTGACATCTTCTACCCATCCGCGACTTAAGGTGCTTCTTGCGGTTCTATTTTGGGGAGGGTCTTATACAGCTACTAAAATAGCTGTATCTCGGGTTTCTCCAGTAGCTGTTTTGTGGCTTCGTTTTGGAATTGGGGCAGCTGTACTTGGGCTAGTCCTTTTTCTGAAAAAGAGGCTCCAGCTCCTTCCCCTCCATCAAATGACAGAGCTGTGCTTTCTGGGTTTCTTTGGGGTTTTTCTGCATAATTACATCCAAGCATGGGGCCTTCGCACAGCAGCTGCTGGAATATCCGCGCTTATCATAGCCTGCACCCCCGTTATCATCGCATTGCTCAGTGCTTTTTTACTTAAAGAAAAACTCGTCCAAAGACAATCTTTGGGAATTATCATGGCTGCCTTTGGTGTGCTTTTTATTCTTTCAAAAGGGAATTTAGCCTTTCTGAAAGAGGGCAATTACAGTTTCGGGGAATTGCTCGTGGTTTGTTCTGCTTTCACCTGGGCTCTTTTCTCTGTTTTTTCCAGAAAGGCGCTTAAAACCATTCCCCCAGCCTTGGCCATGTTCTATGTCATTTTATCCGGCTGGTTTTTTTCGTCGATCCCCTTTCTGTTTCAGGGTGTCAGAGAAATTTCAAAGCTGGATATGGCGGGCTGGGGAAGCACACTTTTTCTTGGAGTCTTTTGTTCCGCTCTTGCCTATGTTTTTTGGTACGATGCTTTAAAATTACTTCCCGCCTCAGAAGTTGGGGTATTTCTCTATATCAGTCCTATTGTAGCTGTAGCTGTGGCTTGGATATTCCTTGGAGAACCCCTTCTTCTGTCTAGTATCATTGGCGGGGGACTGGTTTTGACAGGAGTAAGTATCGTTAATTATCGCAAAAAGAGCTGA
- a CDS encoding CdaR family transcriptional regulator — protein MLEKIAQKIASSTAELINIDLIITDEKGIIIGASDPSRKGSLHEPSLEAIQTGKISIQRENEVTHLTGVKPGVTLPIEFTGKRIGTIALTGSPARVTQFGLLVKKHTELILSEKLFSEVFFIRSRAIQTLMEQIASFNPERDDESSLYVSARGLGFELQIPRIAVAAELLYSRPADKVTDVGTAPYTQMDVLMAIRTAFNRPQDISTMMDSDRYEILRAANSLLNEKEVVERTRKECEVLQGLLQEKGLHIVIGIGSLAQNLSRLPASHRDAWKAVTIGKNIYQKPGIYSIGDMMLEDLLTTASRDVAERYRNSHLAPLRKASDSQELIHTFRVWCEHRFSPSAAAQALNIHKNTLNYRINKIESICGLDSQNFKEIFSLYTAIIIHELSDRGDSQLFLR, from the coding sequence ATGCTTGAAAAAATTGCACAAAAAATCGCTTCTTCTACCGCCGAGCTTATAAATATAGACTTGATTATTACTGATGAAAAAGGAATCATTATCGGGGCTAGCGATCCTAGCAGGAAGGGGTCTCTTCATGAACCTTCCCTTGAAGCAATCCAAACAGGAAAGATTTCCATCCAGAGAGAGAACGAAGTTACACATTTAACGGGCGTGAAACCTGGGGTAACTTTACCTATCGAATTTACTGGGAAAAGAATTGGAACCATAGCCCTCACAGGTTCCCCAGCAAGAGTTACCCAATTTGGCCTGCTTGTAAAAAAGCATACAGAGCTGATATTAAGCGAAAAGTTGTTCTCTGAAGTTTTCTTTATTCGAAGCCGGGCTATCCAAACCCTTATGGAGCAAATCGCCTCTTTTAACCCCGAGCGCGATGATGAATCATCATTGTATGTTTCAGCACGCGGACTTGGGTTTGAGCTTCAAATTCCAAGAATTGCCGTAGCAGCGGAATTACTCTATTCCCGACCGGCAGACAAGGTTACAGACGTGGGAACTGCCCCCTATACCCAGATGGACGTGCTCATGGCCATAAGAACAGCCTTTAACCGACCTCAAGACATTTCAACCATGATGGATTCTGACCGCTATGAGATATTAAGGGCCGCTAACTCTTTGCTCAATGAAAAGGAAGTCGTGGAAAGAACTCGAAAAGAATGTGAAGTGCTACAAGGCCTTCTCCAGGAGAAAGGGCTACATATTGTCATTGGCATTGGATCTCTTGCTCAAAACCTGTCAAGGCTCCCAGCTTCCCATCGCGACGCCTGGAAAGCCGTTACTATAGGGAAAAATATTTATCAAAAACCGGGGATCTATTCTATCGGAGACATGATGCTTGAAGATCTCCTGACTACAGCGAGCCGCGATGTTGCCGAACGTTACAGAAATTCCCATTTAGCTCCTTTGAGGAAAGCTTCCGACAGTCAGGAGCTCATTCATACCTTTCGGGTCTGGTGCGAGCACCGTTTTAGCCCAAGCGCTGCTGCTCAAGCTCTCAACATCCATAAAAACACGCTCAACTACAGGATCAATAAAATTGAGTCTATCTGCGGGCTTGATTCTCAGAATTTCAAAGAGATATTTTCTCTTTATACAGCAATCATTATCCACGAACTTTCTGATAGGGGTGACAGTCAGCTCTTTTTGCGATAA